The Strix aluco isolate bStrAlu1 chromosome 1, bStrAlu1.hap1, whole genome shotgun sequence genome has a window encoding:
- the RNF152 gene encoding E3 ubiquitin-protein ligase RNF152: METLSQDSLLECQICFNYYSPRRRPKLLDCKHTCCSVCLQQMRTSQKDLRCPWCRGITKLPPGYSVSQLPDDPEVIAVIAIPHASEHTPVFIKLPSNGCYMLPLPLSKERALLPGDIGCRLLPGGQQKSLAVVTIPAEQQPLQGGLPAEGGTEEPDRRGVVKSSTWSGVCTVILVACVLVFLLGIVLHNMSCISKRFTVISCG; encoded by the coding sequence ATGGAGACCCTGTCCCAGGACTCTCTGCTGGAGTGCCAGATTTGCTTCAACTACTACAGCCCCCGCCGGCGGCCCAAGCTGCTGGACTGCAAACACACCTGCTGCTCGGTGTGCCTGCAGCAGATGAGGACCAGCCAGAAGGACCTGCGTTGCCCCTGGTGCCGCGGGATCACCAAGCTGCCACCGGGGTACTCTGTGTCGCAGCTGCCCGATGACCCCGAGGTGATCGCTGTCATTGCAATCCCCCATGCCTCAGAGCACACCCCAGTCTTCATCAAACTCCCCAGCAATGGGTGCTACATGCTGCCCTTGCCCCTCTCCAAGGAGAGGGCACTACTGCCTGGAGACATTGGCTGCCGCCTCCTGCCCGGCGGCCAGCAGAAGTCCCTGGCAGTGGTGACGATCCCGGCGGAGCAGCAGCCGCTGCAGGGCGGCCTTCCCGCCGAGGGGGGAACGGAGGAGCCGGACAGGAGAGGTGTTGTGAAAAGCTCCACCTGGTCAGGGGTTTGCACTGTGATCCTGGTGGCCTGTGTCCTGGTGTTTCTCCTGGGCATCGTCCTCCACAACATGTCATGCATTTCCAAGCGCTTCACGGTGATCTCCTGTGGCTGA